A genomic region of Elaeis guineensis isolate ETL-2024a chromosome 9, EG11, whole genome shotgun sequence contains the following coding sequences:
- the LOC105051775 gene encoding uncharacterized protein has product MDDFSFPTVPVSQEPLCQVPFPLWFVSPIADQKTVHHRRRSFSSAEEAAKIADALEMASPALSEGGRYQFLNDEERMDMLWEDFNEELCRLSCDHRRAPVNGEVSSDLRSGRHGMVDRHCVRSSPASKTGSIIHHRRPSLLLMLKVLKKLFVIQKTSSSKRKPLH; this is encoded by the coding sequence ATGGATGACTTCAGCTTCCCTACCGTTCCAGTATCTCAAGAGCCCCTCTGCCAGGTCCCCTTTCCCCTGTGGTTTGTGTCCCCCATCGCCGACCAAAAGACCGTCCATCATCGCCGGAGAAGCTTCTCTTCAGCCGAAGAAGCTGCCAAGATCGCCGACGCATTGGAAATGGCCTCGCCGGCGCTCAGTGAGGGTGGCAGATACCAGTTTCTCAATGATGAAGAGAGGATGGACATGCTATGGGAGGATTTCAATGAAGAGCTCTGCCGCCTCTCTTGCGATCATAGGAGGGCGCCGGTGAACGGGGAGGTGAGCTCTGACTTGAGATCCGGCAGGCATGGAATGGTGGACCGACACTGCGTTCGGTCATCGCCCGCATCGAAGACCGGCAGCATAATTCACCATAGAAGGCCAAGCTTGCTTCTGATGCTCAAGGTGTTGAAGAAGCTGTTCGTGATTCAGAAGACTAGTTCTTCCAAGAGGAAACCACTTCATTGA
- the LOC105051776 gene encoding probable magnesium transporter NIPA4 isoform X1 encodes MAPPGVPPGRSWVDAYRGMSADNIKGLVLALSSSFFIGASFIIKKKGLKKAGSSGVRAGAGGYSYLYEPLWWTGMITMIVGEIANFAAYAFAPAILVTPLGALSIIISAALAHIILRERLHIFGILGCILCVVGSITIVLHAPQEREIDSVKEVWDLATEPAFLCYATIVIAAAFIIIFHFIPQYGQTHVLAYLGVCSLIGSLSVMAVKALGIALKLTFSGMNQLIYPQTWAFTIMVAICVVTQMNYLNKALDTFNTAVVSPIYYVMFTSLTILASVIMFKDWDRQNPTQIVTEMCGFVTILSGTFLLHRTKDMVDGGTASLSMRLPKHADEDGPTPEGIPLKRQESLRSP; translated from the exons ATGGCGCCGCCGGGGGTGCCGCCTGGGCGAAGTTGGGTGGATGCGTACAGGGGCATGTCAGCGGACAACATCAAGGGTTTGGTGCTCGCTTTGTCGTCCAGTTTCTTCATAGGTGCTAGCTTCATCATCAAGAAGAAGGGTTTGAAGAAAGCCGGGTCTTCTGGCGTTAGGGCAG GAGCTGGAGGCTATTCATACTTATACGAGCCACTTTGGTGGACAGGCATGATTACAA TGATTGTTGGAGAAATCGCTAATTTTGCAGCTTATGCATTTGCTCCAGCTATTCTAGTCACTCCTCTTGGTGCGCTTAGCATAATCATTAG TGCTGCTCTTGCACATATTATATTACGGGAGAGGCTACATATTTTTGGCATTCTTGGCTGCATTCTTTGCGTTGTTGGATCAATCACAATTGTTCTCCATGCTCCACAGGAGCGTGAGATTGATTCTGTGAAGGAAGTTTGGGATCTTGCTACTGAACCAG CTTTTCTATGCTATGCAACTATAGTTATTGCAGCAGCATTCATAATTATATTTCATTTCATCCCTCAGTATGGGCAGACGCATGTACTGGCATACCTTGGTGTTTGCTCTCTCATAGGTTCCTTATCG GTCATGGCTGTCAAAGCTCTTGGAATTGCTCTGAAGTTGACATTTTCAGGAATGAACCAATTAATATATCCCCAAACGTGGGCCTTCACTATAATGGTAGCTATTTGTGTGGTTACCCAGATGAACTATTTAAATAAG GCACTTGATACATTTAATACAGCAGTCGTGTCGCCAATATATTATGTGATGTTTACATCATTAACTATTTTGGCCAGTGTGATCATGTTCAAG GATTGGGATCGGCAAAATCCAACACAAATTGTTACAGAGATGTGTGGCTTTGTGACGATCCTCTCTGGGACATTTCTCCTTCACAGAACAAAGGACATGGTTGATG GTGGAACAGCATCTCTTTCAATGCGACTCCCAAAGCATGCTGATGAGGATGGTCCTACTCCCGAAGGCATCCCACTGAAGCGTCAGGAATCGTTGCGATCACCATGA
- the LOC105051776 gene encoding probable magnesium transporter NIPA3 isoform X2: MAPPGVPPGRSWVDAYRGMSADNIKGLVLALSSSFFIGASFIIKKKGLKKAGSSGVRAGAGGYSYLYEPLWWTGMITMIVGEIANFAAYAFAPAILVTPLGALSIIISAALAHIILRERLHIFGILGCILCVVGSITIVLHAPQEREIDSVKEVWDLATEPAFLCYATIVIAAAFIIIFHFIPQYGQTHVLAYLGVCSLIGSLSVMAVKALGIALKLTFSGMNQLIYPQTWAFTIMVAICVVTQMNYLNKICKHAIISYV, from the exons ATGGCGCCGCCGGGGGTGCCGCCTGGGCGAAGTTGGGTGGATGCGTACAGGGGCATGTCAGCGGACAACATCAAGGGTTTGGTGCTCGCTTTGTCGTCCAGTTTCTTCATAGGTGCTAGCTTCATCATCAAGAAGAAGGGTTTGAAGAAAGCCGGGTCTTCTGGCGTTAGGGCAG GAGCTGGAGGCTATTCATACTTATACGAGCCACTTTGGTGGACAGGCATGATTACAA TGATTGTTGGAGAAATCGCTAATTTTGCAGCTTATGCATTTGCTCCAGCTATTCTAGTCACTCCTCTTGGTGCGCTTAGCATAATCATTAG TGCTGCTCTTGCACATATTATATTACGGGAGAGGCTACATATTTTTGGCATTCTTGGCTGCATTCTTTGCGTTGTTGGATCAATCACAATTGTTCTCCATGCTCCACAGGAGCGTGAGATTGATTCTGTGAAGGAAGTTTGGGATCTTGCTACTGAACCAG CTTTTCTATGCTATGCAACTATAGTTATTGCAGCAGCATTCATAATTATATTTCATTTCATCCCTCAGTATGGGCAGACGCATGTACTGGCATACCTTGGTGTTTGCTCTCTCATAGGTTCCTTATCG GTCATGGCTGTCAAAGCTCTTGGAATTGCTCTGAAGTTGACATTTTCAGGAATGAACCAATTAATATATCCCCAAACGTGGGCCTTCACTATAATGGTAGCTATTTGTGTGGTTACCCAGATGAACTATTTAAATAAG ATTTGTAAACATGCCATCATATCATATGTCTGA